In Paractinoplanes brasiliensis, the following proteins share a genomic window:
- a CDS encoding M20/M25/M40 family metallo-hydrolase: MAKTSRRAFLSVTAAAAATPLVTGEQARAGGKPPSRELRTILREIDPGRIETIVRKLVSFGTRHTLSSQDDPVRGIGAARDWIFAELKRHAAASGGRMTVELQSFVQPVSPRVPVPTTITNVIATLRGSVTPDRTYVVTGHYDSRVSDVMDAVKDAPGADDDASGVAVVMELARVMATRRPEATIVFAAVAGEEQGLYGSDHLAQSYRDRNTDIQAMFSNDIVGTGDAHDGSRPSDRTVRLFVEGVPTSETAADANLRRSVGGENDGPSRQLGRFVKDVEPDGADVRVVWRRDRYLRGSDHISFLLRGYPAARFTEPRENFAHEHQDVRVEDGVQYGDLPEFCDFDYIARVARVNAAALWSLAQAPGMPRGVVIDTTRLTNDTTLRWELGAEPDLAGYEVVWRETTAPDWEHSRAVGKVTTVTIDLSKDNLFFGVRAVDTDGHRSPVAAPRPSS, translated from the coding sequence ATGGCCAAGACGAGTCGGCGTGCGTTTCTGTCCGTGACCGCTGCAGCCGCGGCCACACCCCTCGTGACCGGGGAGCAGGCTCGAGCCGGTGGGAAGCCGCCGAGCCGGGAGCTGCGCACGATCCTGCGCGAGATCGACCCGGGGCGAATCGAGACGATCGTGCGCAAGCTGGTGTCGTTCGGCACCCGGCACACCCTGTCCAGCCAGGACGATCCCGTACGGGGAATCGGCGCCGCCCGCGACTGGATCTTCGCCGAACTGAAGCGTCACGCCGCGGCGTCGGGCGGCCGGATGACCGTCGAGCTGCAGTCGTTCGTGCAGCCGGTGTCCCCGCGGGTGCCCGTGCCGACCACCATCACCAACGTGATCGCGACCCTGCGCGGCAGCGTCACCCCCGACCGCACGTACGTGGTCACCGGCCACTACGACTCGCGGGTGAGCGACGTGATGGACGCGGTCAAGGACGCGCCGGGCGCCGACGACGACGCGTCCGGGGTGGCCGTGGTGATGGAGCTGGCGCGGGTGATGGCGACCCGGCGGCCCGAGGCGACGATCGTGTTCGCCGCGGTGGCGGGCGAGGAGCAGGGCCTCTACGGTTCCGACCATCTGGCCCAGAGCTACCGTGACCGCAACACCGACATCCAGGCCATGTTCAGCAACGACATCGTGGGCACGGGGGACGCGCACGACGGCAGCCGGCCCAGCGACCGGACCGTGCGGCTGTTCGTCGAGGGCGTGCCCACCTCGGAGACCGCGGCCGACGCGAACCTGCGCAGGAGCGTGGGAGGCGAGAACGACGGGCCGTCGCGGCAACTGGGCCGGTTCGTCAAGGACGTCGAGCCCGACGGCGCCGACGTGCGGGTCGTCTGGCGGCGCGACCGCTACCTGCGGGGCAGCGACCACATCTCGTTCCTGCTGCGGGGCTACCCGGCGGCCCGGTTCACCGAGCCGCGCGAGAACTTCGCCCACGAACACCAGGACGTACGGGTGGAGGACGGCGTCCAGTACGGCGACCTGCCGGAGTTCTGCGACTTCGACTACATCGCGCGGGTGGCCCGGGTCAACGCGGCCGCGCTGTGGTCGCTGGCGCAGGCGCCGGGGATGCCGCGGGGAGTCGTCATCGACACGACGCGGCTGACCAACGACACGACCCTGCGCTGGGAGCTCGGCGCCGAACCGGACCTGGCCGGCTACGAGGTCGTGTGGCGTGAGACGACCGCGCCCGACTGGGAGCACTCGCGGGCCGTGGGGAAGGTGACGACGGTGACGATCGACCTGTCGAAGGACAACCTGTTCTTCGGCGTACGGGCGGTGGACACCGACGGACATCGCAGCCCGGTCGCGGCGCCCCGGCCGTCCAGCTGA
- a CDS encoding FtsX-like permease family protein: MLRLSRAGLAERWTLFAGALLSVALGVALVQSSLLLIITAATIDPPPGLSEADRMRFADGADTAVAMLGVVLGLAVFLACFIISSTFAFTVDQRRRDLALLRLVGGSRGQVRRLLLGEALLLGLAGAGLGIPAGLGVVTVQGWLLRRFEFVPEGFTGQWRTWILSVSLGTGLLLATAGVLVAARRASRVRPLEALRETGAAARVMTAGRWIAGLLFFGGALALVIVAPHGGPAGGAAMAMNVAMPAAVAVVAFGPLLVPLLARLMPLRGVLGSLARANVGDARRRSASVAAPLIVLVALVVGNTAAGASFSASAVIEQERTTHADFVVVGHSPIDAAPRDGTVPGGTAPGDTTPGNTTPSNTTPSNTTPSNTTPSNTTPSNTTPSNTTPGGTVSGGTVSGVAAVPGVATVSTELSLPGEMTYGEGEDRESEGVSVLVIDPAAYAAVHGTPVTFDGRGAVAGPGGDVPRDGTVRLRLPGGDLGELPVTGSVPAAMSGGANLLLPSGRLTGAQLTGASALSFVALEPGADREAVRAALSRLGPVSDLGDWLRADAADRDSTNRKVMLIVLGLGSLYALIGVVNSVVIGAATRRREFAEARVTGLTRGQVIRAAVLESFAVTGAGLVLGGLAAAAAFAAVLSTTAAVTGVATLEVSWSLLLGVAVVAPAVTALTTLITSWTYTRRPPVTLLAARE; encoded by the coding sequence ATGCTGCGCCTGAGCCGGGCCGGGCTGGCCGAACGATGGACCCTCTTCGCCGGCGCGCTGCTGTCGGTCGCCCTCGGGGTGGCGCTGGTGCAGTCGTCGCTGCTGCTGATCATCACGGCCGCCACGATCGACCCGCCACCCGGGCTGAGCGAGGCCGACCGCATGCGCTTCGCCGACGGCGCCGACACGGCGGTGGCGATGCTGGGCGTCGTGCTCGGCCTGGCCGTCTTCCTGGCCTGCTTCATCATCAGCTCCACGTTCGCGTTCACGGTCGACCAGCGCCGCCGCGACCTCGCCCTGCTGCGCCTGGTCGGCGGGAGCCGCGGGCAGGTCCGCCGGCTGCTGCTGGGCGAGGCGCTGCTGCTCGGCCTGGCCGGGGCGGGCCTCGGCATCCCGGCCGGGCTCGGCGTCGTGACGGTGCAGGGATGGCTGCTGCGCCGCTTCGAGTTCGTGCCCGAGGGGTTCACCGGGCAGTGGCGCACGTGGATCCTCAGCGTCTCGCTCGGCACGGGGCTGCTGCTGGCGACGGCCGGGGTGCTGGTCGCCGCGCGGCGCGCGAGCCGGGTGCGACCCCTCGAAGCGCTGCGCGAGACCGGCGCGGCGGCCCGGGTGATGACCGCCGGGCGCTGGATCGCCGGGCTGCTGTTCTTCGGCGGCGCGCTGGCCCTGGTCATCGTGGCCCCGCACGGCGGCCCGGCCGGCGGGGCGGCCATGGCGATGAACGTGGCGATGCCGGCCGCGGTGGCCGTGGTGGCGTTCGGGCCGCTGCTGGTGCCGCTGCTCGCCCGGCTGATGCCGTTGCGCGGGGTGCTGGGCTCGCTGGCGCGGGCCAACGTCGGTGACGCGCGGCGCCGTTCCGCCTCGGTCGCGGCGCCGCTGATCGTGCTGGTCGCGCTGGTGGTCGGCAACACGGCGGCGGGGGCGTCGTTCAGCGCGAGCGCGGTGATCGAGCAGGAGCGCACGACACACGCCGACTTCGTGGTTGTCGGCCACAGCCCCATCGACGCGGCGCCGCGGGACGGCACGGTGCCGGGCGGCACCGCGCCGGGCGACACCACGCCCGGCAACACCACGCCCAGCAACACCACGCCCAGCAACACCACGCCCAGCAACACCACGCCCAGCAACACCACGCCCAGCAACACCACGCCCAGCAACACCACGCCGGGCGGCACGGTGTCCGGCGGCACGGTGTCGGGTGTCGCTGCGGTGCCCGGCGTAGCCACGGTGTCGACCGAGCTTTCTTTGCCCGGCGAGATGACCTACGGCGAGGGCGAGGACCGGGAGTCCGAGGGCGTCTCGGTGCTGGTGATCGACCCGGCGGCGTACGCGGCCGTGCACGGCACCCCGGTGACCTTCGACGGGCGGGGCGCGGTGGCTGGGCCGGGCGGGGACGTGCCTCGCGACGGGACGGTGCGCCTCAGGCTGCCCGGCGGTGACCTGGGTGAGCTGCCCGTTACGGGCTCGGTGCCGGCTGCCATGAGCGGCGGCGCGAACCTGCTGCTGCCGTCCGGGCGGCTCACCGGGGCGCAACTGACCGGCGCGTCCGCCCTGTCGTTCGTGGCGCTCGAACCCGGCGCGGACCGGGAAGCCGTACGGGCCGCGCTGTCCCGCCTGGGCCCGGTCTCCGACCTGGGCGACTGGCTGCGGGCCGACGCCGCCGACCGCGACTCCACCAACCGCAAGGTGATGCTGATCGTGCTCGGGCTGGGGAGCCTGTACGCGCTGATCGGCGTGGTCAACTCGGTCGTGATCGGCGCGGCCACCCGCCGGCGCGAGTTCGCCGAGGCGCGGGTGACCGGGCTGACCCGTGGACAGGTCATCCGGGCGGCGGTGCTGGAATCCTTCGCCGTGACCGGGGCCGGGCTGGTGCTGGGCGGTCTCGCGGCGGCGGCCGCCTTCGCCGCCGTGCTGTCCACGACGGCGGCCGTGACCGGCGTCGCGACGCTCGAGGTGTCGTGGTCGCTGCTGCTGGGGGTGGCGGTGGTCGCCCCGGCGGTCACCGCCCTGACCACCCTGATCACCTCGTGGACGTACACCCGGCGGCCGCCCGTGACGTTGCTGGCCGCGCGTGAATGA
- a CDS encoding glycoside hydrolase family 3 N-terminal domain-containing protein, with protein sequence MPADVPYRDPSLPVDQRVDDLLSRMTLPEKVGQMLQLDARGDVKEIVSEKLAGSILHTSPAKMLEAIDLVAKTRLQIPLLTAEDCIHGHSFWPGATIFPTQLGMAASWDPELLERVARVTAVEVAATGIHWTFSPVLCITRDLRWGRVDETFGEDPFLIGELGAAMIRGYQGGGLGDPTAILATAKHFAGYSETQGGRDASEADISPRKLRSWFLPPFERVAKEGCRVFMLGYQSMDGVPITANKWLLNDVLKGEWGFTGTLVTDWDNVGRMVWEQKVCADYAEAAAVAVKAGNDLVMVTPGFFEGAQEAVERGLLAEEEIDEAVRRILRLKFELGLFEDPRAPSVERQREVIGAPAHAELNLEVARRSLVLLKNDGVLPLSLEKFRRIAVIGPNADDVSAQLGDWAGDSGQVDWLPDGHPRELTETVLDGFRAVAPSEWVIEHARGAEIERLVPDPEGDTYPDGQPRPPISQGAPVDHHLIDVARDKAIRSDYAVVVVGDTVNLTGEHKSTATLELQGGQIALLDAIAATKTPMIVVLVNSKPTVLPPSALDAAAIIQAFNPGMRGGRAIAELVLGLIEPSGRLPLSVARHVGQQPVYYNTIRGQHGSRYADLTQDPLFAFGEGLSYTTITYGDLTVTTPTVAEPDTVRATVTLTNSGTRPALETVQVYVSDLVTSVTWAGRELKAYRQVTVPPGEQLTVELEVPASACSLVTADGRRVVEPGDFELLVGPSSRERDLLRAPFTIA encoded by the coding sequence GTGCCTGCTGACGTCCCGTACCGGGATCCTTCCCTGCCCGTCGACCAGCGCGTCGACGACCTGCTGAGCCGCATGACCCTGCCCGAAAAGGTCGGGCAGATGCTCCAGCTGGACGCCCGGGGCGACGTTAAGGAGATCGTCAGCGAGAAGCTGGCGGGCTCGATCCTGCACACCTCCCCGGCCAAGATGCTCGAGGCGATCGACCTGGTCGCCAAGACCCGGCTGCAGATCCCGCTGCTCACCGCGGAGGACTGCATCCACGGCCACTCGTTCTGGCCCGGCGCGACGATCTTCCCGACCCAGCTCGGGATGGCCGCCAGCTGGGACCCGGAGCTGCTCGAGCGGGTCGCCCGGGTCACCGCCGTCGAGGTGGCGGCCACGGGCATCCACTGGACCTTCTCCCCCGTCCTGTGCATCACCCGCGACCTGCGCTGGGGCCGGGTCGACGAGACGTTCGGCGAGGACCCGTTCCTCATCGGCGAGCTGGGCGCGGCGATGATCCGTGGCTACCAGGGCGGCGGCCTCGGCGACCCGACCGCGATCCTGGCCACGGCCAAGCACTTCGCCGGCTACTCCGAGACCCAGGGCGGGCGCGACGCCAGCGAGGCCGACATCAGCCCGCGCAAGCTGCGCTCGTGGTTCCTGCCGCCGTTCGAGCGGGTCGCCAAGGAGGGCTGCCGCGTCTTCATGCTGGGCTACCAGTCGATGGACGGCGTGCCCATCACGGCCAACAAATGGCTGCTCAACGACGTGCTCAAGGGCGAGTGGGGCTTCACCGGGACGCTGGTGACCGACTGGGACAACGTCGGGCGCATGGTCTGGGAGCAAAAGGTGTGCGCCGACTATGCCGAGGCAGCCGCCGTCGCCGTGAAGGCCGGCAACGACCTGGTCATGGTCACCCCGGGCTTCTTCGAGGGCGCGCAGGAAGCGGTCGAGCGGGGGCTGCTGGCCGAGGAGGAGATCGACGAGGCCGTACGCCGGATCCTGCGCCTCAAGTTCGAGCTGGGGCTGTTCGAGGACCCGCGGGCCCCGTCGGTGGAACGGCAGCGCGAGGTCATCGGCGCGCCCGCCCACGCCGAGCTCAACCTCGAAGTGGCCCGGCGTTCGCTGGTGCTGCTCAAGAACGACGGCGTGCTGCCGCTGAGCCTCGAGAAGTTCCGCCGGATCGCGGTGATCGGCCCCAACGCCGACGACGTCTCGGCGCAGCTCGGCGACTGGGCCGGCGACTCGGGCCAGGTCGACTGGCTGCCCGACGGCCACCCGCGCGAGCTGACCGAGACGGTGCTCGACGGTTTCCGGGCGGTCGCGCCGTCCGAGTGGGTGATCGAGCACGCGCGCGGCGCCGAGATCGAGCGCCTGGTGCCCGACCCCGAGGGCGACACCTACCCCGACGGGCAGCCGCGCCCGCCGATCTCGCAGGGCGCCCCGGTCGACCACCACCTGATCGACGTGGCCCGCGACAAGGCGATCCGCTCCGACTACGCGGTGGTCGTGGTCGGCGACACGGTGAACCTCACCGGCGAGCACAAGTCGACCGCGACCCTGGAGCTGCAGGGCGGCCAGATCGCCCTGCTCGACGCGATCGCGGCCACCAAGACCCCCATGATCGTGGTGCTGGTGAACTCGAAGCCGACCGTCCTGCCGCCCTCGGCCCTCGACGCCGCCGCGATCATCCAGGCGTTCAACCCGGGCATGCGCGGCGGACGGGCGATCGCCGAGCTGGTGCTGGGCCTGATCGAGCCGAGCGGCCGCCTGCCGTTGTCGGTTGCCCGGCACGTCGGGCAGCAGCCGGTGTACTACAACACGATCCGCGGGCAGCACGGCAGCCGCTACGCCGATCTCACGCAGGACCCGCTGTTCGCGTTCGGCGAGGGACTGTCGTACACCACCATCACGTACGGGGATCTGACCGTCACCACGCCCACGGTCGCGGAGCCGGACACCGTACGGGCGACGGTCACGCTGACCAACAGCGGCACGCGCCCGGCGCTCGAGACGGTGCAGGTCTACGTCAGCGACCTGGTCACGTCGGTCACCTGGGCGGGCCGCGAGCTCAAGGCGTACCGGCAGGTCACCGTGCCGCCGGGCGAGCAGCTCACGGTCGAGCTCGAAGTTCCGGCGTCGGCCTGCTCGCTGGTCACCGCCGACGGCCGCCGCGTGGTCGAGCCGGGCGACTTCGAGCTGCTGGTCGGGCCGAGCTCACGCGAACGCGACCTGCTGCGGGCGCCGTTCACGATCGCCTGA
- the argC gene encoding N-acetyl-gamma-glutamyl-phosphate reductase yields MGIRVAVAGASGYAGGELLRLLAGHPEFDLVAATAHSQAGAHVTAVHPQLAGLDLTLTATDAAGLSDADLVFLALPHGQSAALAAQLPESVKVVDLGADFRLKDAALWERYYGGPHAGTWTYGLPELPGRRELIAASSRVANTGCYAATITLALAPLIASGLADPADVVVVASSGTSGAGRSAKVNLLASEIMGDLSPYKVGAHQHVPEIKQATGATSLSMTPVLAPMPRGILATVTARRAQDGDPREALLAAYGNEAFVHVLPEGAWPHTAATAGSNSCHLQATVDVDSGRIVVVSALDNLGKGAAGQAVQCANLMSGLPETMGLSVFGVAP; encoded by the coding sequence ATGGGAATCCGGGTCGCGGTCGCCGGGGCAAGTGGATATGCGGGGGGCGAGTTGCTGCGCCTGCTCGCCGGGCACCCCGAGTTCGATCTCGTCGCCGCCACGGCGCACTCGCAGGCCGGCGCGCACGTCACCGCCGTACACCCGCAGCTGGCCGGTCTCGACCTCACGCTCACCGCGACCGACGCGGCCGGGCTGAGCGACGCCGACCTGGTGTTTCTCGCCCTGCCGCACGGCCAGTCGGCGGCCCTCGCCGCCCAGCTGCCCGAGTCGGTCAAGGTCGTCGACCTGGGCGCCGACTTCCGGCTCAAGGATGCGGCACTGTGGGAGCGGTACTACGGCGGCCCGCACGCCGGCACGTGGACGTACGGGCTGCCGGAGTTGCCCGGCCGGCGGGAGCTGATCGCCGCCTCGAGCCGCGTGGCGAACACGGGGTGTTATGCGGCCACCATCACACTCGCGCTGGCGCCGCTGATCGCCTCCGGGCTTGCCGACCCGGCCGACGTGGTCGTGGTGGCGAGCTCCGGCACCAGCGGGGCGGGCCGCAGCGCCAAGGTGAACCTGCTGGCCAGCGAGATCATGGGCGACCTCTCGCCGTACAAGGTGGGCGCCCACCAGCACGTGCCCGAGATCAAGCAGGCCACCGGGGCGACGTCGCTGTCGATGACCCCGGTGCTGGCGCCCATGCCGCGCGGCATCCTGGCCACCGTCACAGCCCGTCGTGCCCAGGACGGCGACCCTCGCGAGGCGCTTCTCGCCGCGTACGGGAATGAGGCTTTTGTGCATGTCCTGCCGGAGGGGGCGTGGCCGCACACCGCCGCGACCGCCGGTTCCAACTCCTGCCACCTGCAGGCGACCGTCGACGTCGACTCCGGCCGCATCGTGGTCGTGAGCGCCCTTGACAACCTCGGCAAGGGCGCCGCGGGTCAGGCCGTGCAGTGCGCCAACCTCATGTCCGGCCTGCCCGAGACCATGGGCCTGTCCGTGTTCGGAGTCGCACCGTGA
- a CDS encoding ABC transporter ATP-binding protein, with the protein MTTTLTPVRAAISLYGVSRVFGRGPAAVRAVDDVTLEFPRGGWTAVMGPSGSGKSTLLHCAAGLEKVDNGRVLLGDTDLTAAGDAELTALRRTRIGFVFQSFNLIGALTAEQNIALPLRLAGQRPSRTAVRATLDAVGLADRARHRPRELSGGQQQRVAIARAMVTRPEVLFADEPTGALDSTAARTVLDLLRAMADAGQSIVMVTHDPGAAARADAVVFLRDGRVVDRIAGADAHRVADRLAAWER; encoded by the coding sequence ATGACGACAACGCTGACCCCCGTCCGAGCAGCCATTTCCCTGTACGGCGTGAGCCGGGTATTCGGTCGCGGACCGGCGGCCGTCCGCGCTGTCGACGACGTGACGCTCGAGTTCCCGCGCGGCGGCTGGACGGCGGTGATGGGTCCCTCCGGCTCCGGCAAGTCCACATTGCTGCATTGCGCGGCCGGGCTCGAAAAGGTCGACAACGGCCGGGTGCTGCTGGGCGACACCGACCTGACCGCGGCGGGCGACGCCGAGCTGACCGCGCTGCGCCGCACCCGCATCGGGTTCGTGTTCCAGAGCTTCAACCTCATCGGCGCGCTCACCGCCGAGCAGAACATCGCACTGCCGCTGCGGCTCGCCGGGCAACGCCCGTCCCGTACGGCCGTGCGCGCCACCCTCGACGCGGTGGGCCTGGCCGACCGGGCCCGCCACCGGCCACGGGAGCTCTCCGGCGGCCAGCAGCAGCGCGTGGCGATCGCGCGGGCCATGGTGACCCGGCCCGAGGTGCTGTTCGCCGACGAGCCGACCGGCGCGCTCGACTCCACCGCCGCCCGCACGGTGCTCGACCTGCTGCGGGCGATGGCCGACGCCGGGCAGAGCATCGTGATGGTCACCCACGACCCGGGCGCGGCCGCCCGCGCCGACGCGGTGGTGTTCCTGCGCGACGGCCGGGTGGTCGACCGGATCGCCGGGGCCGACGCCCACCGGGTCGCCGACCGCCTCGCCGCCTGGGAGCGCTGA
- a CDS encoding SDR family oxidoreductase encodes MLIDELGSARDDLVAALGASDASRFITGEHITVSGGHTTG; translated from the coding sequence ATGCTTATCGATGAACTAGGGTCGGCGCGTGACGATCTCGTCGCCGCCCTCGGGGCTTCGGACGCCTCCCGCTTCATCACCGGCGAACACATCACCGTCAGCGGCGGCCACACCACGGGGTGA
- a CDS encoding LLM class flavin-dependent oxidoreductase produces the protein MTSRPLRKLGFLTIGLFDPDDPRPGHESTLDIIKLGEDLGFDSAWLRHRHLQHGISSPIAMLAAASQRTSRIELGTAVIPLGWENPLRLAEDLATVDLLSGGRINPGVSVGPPMNWETVKEALYPDTAGAEDFSYRRVERLLGFVRGDKATDFSGAQGVVEVFSDRVEPHSPGLAGRMWYGGASLRSAQWAGEHGMNFLTSSVVKAEEAEDFAEIQLSHVRTFRKHHPDGDRARVSQGLVVIPTDSANAEQKAKYAAYVEKRTPRTREPQGPARMLFSPDLIGSSAEIADQLLAHAAFREIDEVAFALPFSFDHPDYVQILTDIAGRLGPALGWRPVS, from the coding sequence GTGACATCGCGACCGCTGCGCAAACTCGGGTTCCTCACCATCGGCCTGTTCGACCCCGACGACCCCCGACCGGGGCACGAGTCCACGCTCGACATCATCAAGCTGGGCGAGGACCTCGGCTTCGACAGCGCCTGGCTGCGGCACCGCCACCTGCAGCACGGCATCTCGTCGCCGATCGCCATGCTGGCCGCCGCCTCGCAGCGCACCTCCCGGATCGAGCTGGGCACGGCCGTGATCCCGCTCGGCTGGGAGAACCCGCTGCGCCTGGCCGAGGACCTGGCCACCGTCGACCTGCTCTCCGGCGGGCGCATCAACCCCGGCGTCAGCGTCGGCCCGCCGATGAACTGGGAGACCGTCAAGGAGGCGCTGTACCCGGACACCGCCGGCGCCGAGGACTTCAGCTATCGCCGGGTCGAGCGGCTGCTCGGTTTCGTCCGCGGCGACAAGGCCACCGACTTCAGCGGCGCCCAGGGGGTCGTCGAGGTGTTCTCCGACCGGGTCGAGCCGCACTCGCCGGGCCTGGCCGGTCGGATGTGGTACGGCGGGGCGAGCCTGCGCTCGGCGCAGTGGGCCGGCGAGCACGGCATGAACTTCCTGACCAGCAGCGTGGTCAAGGCCGAGGAGGCGGAGGACTTCGCCGAGATCCAGCTGTCGCACGTGCGGACCTTCCGCAAGCACCACCCGGACGGCGACCGGGCCCGGGTGTCCCAGGGCCTGGTCGTCATCCCCACCGACTCGGCGAACGCCGAACAGAAGGCCAAATACGCCGCGTACGTCGAGAAGCGCACCCCCCGTACCAGGGAACCGCAGGGCCCGGCCCGGATGCTCTTCTCGCCCGACCTGATCGGCAGCTCGGCCGAGATCGCCGACCAGCTGCTGGCGCACGCCGCCTTCCGCGAGATCGACGAGGTGGCCTTCGCCCTGCCGTTCAGCTTCGACCACCCCGACTACGTGCAGATCCTCACCGACATCGCCGGCCGGCTCGGCCCCGCGCTGGGGTGGCGGCCGGTCAGCTGA
- a CDS encoding DUF3616 domain-containing protein, producing MTLDHTVRLRFGDTSRAAATHTNLSAVRLDGPVLWIAGDETATLERLVADNPDAPAEFADETTYRLGDFITLPGTDIEEEADVEGLARTGHFLWAIGSHSLRRKQIKDRHDGQKALRRLARVEGQENRQILVRLPIADIEGLPTPVREIEVAGEKHYAAALGGRDDLRSLLRRDEHLAPFLPIPGKDNGLDIEGIAVVGDRVYLGLRGPVLRGWAFVLELRPYVDPDEPDRLRLHEFDDGFTYRKHVLKLDGLGVRDLCPDGDDLLILAGPTMDLDGPVRVYRWHGAGRTQQPTIVRGDLITRELELTYGEGDDHAEGLSYYGDGRLLVVYDSPAAVRLTEDDAVIADVVRLPPRS from the coding sequence ATGACGCTCGATCACACGGTGCGGCTGCGCTTCGGGGACACGTCGCGCGCCGCGGCGACCCATACCAACCTTTCCGCGGTACGCCTCGACGGGCCGGTGCTGTGGATCGCGGGCGACGAGACCGCCACCCTGGAGCGGCTGGTCGCCGACAACCCGGACGCGCCGGCCGAGTTCGCGGACGAGACCACGTACCGGCTCGGCGACTTCATCACGCTGCCCGGCACCGACATCGAGGAGGAAGCCGACGTCGAGGGGCTGGCCCGCACCGGCCACTTCCTGTGGGCGATCGGCTCGCACAGCCTGCGGCGCAAGCAGATCAAGGACCGGCACGACGGGCAGAAGGCGCTGCGCCGGCTGGCCCGTGTCGAGGGGCAGGAGAACCGCCAGATCCTCGTACGGCTTCCGATCGCCGACATCGAAGGGCTTCCCACCCCCGTACGGGAGATCGAGGTCGCCGGCGAGAAGCACTACGCGGCCGCGCTGGGTGGCCGGGACGACCTGCGCTCGCTGCTGCGCCGCGACGAGCACCTGGCGCCGTTCCTGCCCATCCCCGGCAAGGACAACGGGCTGGACATCGAGGGCATCGCGGTCGTCGGTGACCGGGTCTATCTGGGGCTGCGCGGGCCGGTGCTGCGCGGCTGGGCGTTCGTGCTGGAGCTGCGGCCGTACGTGGATCCCGACGAGCCGGACAGGTTGCGGCTGCACGAGTTCGACGACGGCTTCACCTATCGCAAGCACGTGCTCAAGCTCGACGGGCTGGGTGTGCGCGACCTCTGCCCGGACGGCGACGACCTGCTGATCCTGGCCGGCCCGACGATGGACCTGGACGGGCCGGTCCGCGTGTACCGCTGGCACGGGGCGGGGCGCACGCAGCAGCCGACGATCGTCCGCGGCGACCTGATCACCCGAGAGCTGGAGCTGACGTACGGCGAGGGCGACGACCACGCCGAGGGGCTGAGCTATTACGGCGACGGACGGCTGCTGGTCGTCTACGACAGCCCGGCCGCCGTCCGCCTCACCGAGGACGACGCGGTGATCGCCGACGTCGTCCGCCTGCCGCCCCGAAGCTGA
- a CDS encoding DUF397 domain-containing protein — translation METHVLPTWRKSSASGIKGCVEIAVETTILVRDSKNPDGPVLKYTAEEWQAFLKGAKDGEFDDL, via the coding sequence GTGGAAACACACGTTCTACCGACGTGGCGCAAGTCGAGCGCCAGCGGGATCAAGGGATGCGTCGAGATCGCGGTCGAGACCACCATCCTGGTCCGTGACTCCAAGAATCCGGACGGGCCGGTGCTGAAGTACACGGCCGAGGAATGGCAGGCGTTCCTGAAGGGAGCCAAGGACGGGGAGTTCGACGATCTGTAG